From Microlunatus capsulatus, a single genomic window includes:
- a CDS encoding signal peptidase I produces the protein MSRTAAATRPGWWSFLGAVLGWCALLLLLAVLAVAVVVPRLLGGQAWSVLTGSMRPGYPPGSLVVTRPVDPEAIGLGSVITYQVASGRSAVVTHRVVAVGTSTRGERTFTTRGDANGADDREPVRAVQVRGEVVYGVPWLGHVNGWLAGDRRLVAVGAGAGLLVLYALVMFAGELRDGARRRAAEGAS, from the coding sequence GTGAGCCGCACGGCGGCGGCCACCCGCCCCGGCTGGTGGTCGTTCCTCGGCGCCGTCCTCGGCTGGTGCGCGCTGCTGCTCCTGCTGGCCGTCCTCGCCGTCGCCGTCGTCGTGCCGCGGCTGCTCGGCGGCCAGGCCTGGAGCGTCCTCACCGGTTCCATGCGCCCGGGCTACCCGCCGGGGTCGCTCGTGGTCACCCGCCCCGTCGACCCGGAGGCCATCGGGCTGGGCAGCGTCATCACCTACCAGGTGGCCTCGGGCCGCAGCGCCGTCGTCACCCACCGGGTCGTCGCGGTCGGCACCAGCACCCGGGGCGAGCGCACCTTCACCACCCGCGGCGACGCGAACGGCGCCGACGACCGGGAGCCGGTGCGGGCCGTGCAGGTCCGCGGCGAGGTCGTCTACGGCGTCCCGTGGCTGGGGCACGTGAACGGCTGGCTGGCTGGCGACCGGCGGCTGGTCGCCGTCGGGGCCGGCGCAGGGCTGCTCGTCCTCTACGCCCTCGTGATGTTCGCCGGGGAGCTGCGCGACGGCGCCCGCCGCCGGGCGGCGGAGGGAGCGTCGTGA
- a CDS encoding SipW-dependent-type signal peptide-containing protein translates to MRADTPPRTRDRVRVLLAAGGVLGLGAVGTLAAWTDDSTATSGPFSTGSIDIRLGASGSSTGTDAFGFSTFTATSLKPGSTVDGTLKVYNAGTLPFTYTLSSATVAGSSATLGPALGLVVHEATCGTGATVSAAGSTVASASLASPRTLAAGASEALCFRATLPASAGTGLQSQTGSYTFTFSATNT, encoded by the coding sequence ATGAGAGCTGACACCCCACCCCGGACCCGTGACCGGGTCCGCGTGCTGCTGGCGGCCGGCGGCGTCCTCGGGCTCGGGGCCGTGGGCACGCTGGCCGCCTGGACCGACGACTCGACGGCGACGAGCGGTCCCTTCAGCACCGGCTCGATCGACATCCGGCTGGGCGCGAGCGGGAGCTCGACGGGCACGGACGCCTTCGGCTTCAGCACCTTCACCGCGACGTCCCTCAAGCCCGGCTCGACCGTCGACGGGACCCTCAAGGTGTACAACGCCGGCACCCTGCCCTTCACCTACACGCTCTCCAGCGCGACCGTCGCCGGCAGCTCGGCGACGCTCGGCCCCGCCCTCGGACTGGTGGTGCACGAGGCCACCTGCGGCACCGGGGCCACGGTATCGGCCGCCGGGTCCACCGTCGCGAGCGCCAGCCTGGCCAGCCCCCGCACCCTCGCCGCCGGCGCCAGCGAGGCCCTCTGCTTCCGGGCGACCCTGCCGGCGAGCGCGGGCACGGGCCTGCAGTCCCAGACCGGCAGCTACACCTTCACCTTCAGCGCCACCAACACCTGA